The Oryzias latipes chromosome 1, ASM223467v1 genome contains a region encoding:
- the LOC111948337 gene encoding cysteine-rich protein 2-like, with amino-acid sequence MVGYCPTCGKPVYFGEKKRSLGRDYHPLCLKCFRCKRQLTAGQHAEYDERPFCSNCYMKTFGPRGNR; translated from the exons ATGGTGGGCTACTGTCCAACTTGCGGGAAGCCTGTCTACTTTG GTGAGAAGAAACGGTCGCTGGGCAGGGACTACCACCCTCTGTGCCTGAAGTGTTTCAGGTGCAAGAGGCAGCTCACGGCCGGACAGCATGCTGAG TATGACGAGAGGCCATTTTGTTCCAACTGCTACATGAAGACGTTTGGCCCCAGAG GCAACAGGTGA